One window of the Chitinimonas sp. BJYL2 genome contains the following:
- a CDS encoding flagellin, protein MQVINTNIPSLNAQRNLDTSKGSLETSLQRLSSGLRINSARDDAAGLAISERMTSQIRGSDQARRNANDGVSLAQVGEGALSQMGDILQRIRELAVQSANATNSPQDRAALNSEVTQLTAELDRFAVSTDFNGLKLFDGSYGAAIYQVGANANQTITATTSNLRTNNYGSYQVKSLLGQATFAQTGTVSGTVISGGTSGAVLNSFNSNGSGALSINGGNGGALITNLTSGSSARDIAAAINATNTGVRATARTQAMLQFNVSSAGGLGASSGAVDGVSGNGLSYSINVTGNNTQIVNVTFKVGDARTSAGLSQAVQAFNDRASQTGITARLNEIGNAIILTNDDGNDIVMQAVATAVDTQSTGVISMVTGGAGGVPAGAAYNMSAVGSGGAAGGNQTSGFLLRIGGQVVLDSDKSYSITALSGTAVQSGVFFSSGTIAGATSGMSVNSGSSVSSNLAAVNSLDISTVEGATQALRIVDSALAVVSGQRAAFGALQNRFMATIANLQVTSENLSASRSRIRDADFAAETANLTRAQILQQAGTAMLAQANSLPNQVLSLLRGG, encoded by the coding sequence ATGCAAGTCATCAACACCAATATTCCGTCGCTCAACGCGCAACGGAATCTGGATACCTCGAAAGGCAGTCTTGAGACTTCGCTCCAGCGATTGTCCTCGGGCTTGCGTATCAACTCGGCACGCGACGATGCTGCCGGCCTGGCGATCTCGGAGCGTATGACTTCGCAGATCCGTGGCTCGGATCAGGCGCGTCGTAACGCTAACGATGGTGTGTCACTGGCTCAAGTCGGTGAGGGCGCACTATCCCAAATGGGCGACATTCTCCAGCGCATCCGCGAACTCGCGGTTCAGTCAGCGAATGCGACCAACTCACCGCAAGATCGCGCCGCCTTGAATTCCGAAGTGACGCAGCTCACGGCCGAACTGGACCGTTTTGCGGTGTCCACGGATTTCAACGGCTTGAAATTGTTCGATGGTAGCTACGGTGCAGCCATCTATCAGGTCGGCGCCAATGCCAACCAGACGATCACGGCGACAACCTCGAATCTCCGTACCAACAACTACGGCAGCTATCAGGTGAAGAGTCTGCTGGGTCAGGCCACGTTTGCGCAGACCGGCACCGTATCCGGCACGGTCATCAGTGGCGGTACCTCTGGCGCCGTTCTGAATTCGTTCAACAGCAACGGATCGGGTGCGCTGAGCATCAACGGTGGTAACGGCGGTGCGCTGATTACCAATCTGACTTCAGGCTCTTCGGCACGGGACATTGCGGCAGCCATCAACGCCACCAATACCGGTGTCCGTGCCACAGCCCGTACCCAAGCCATGCTGCAATTCAACGTCAGCTCGGCTGGCGGTTTGGGTGCCAGCTCTGGCGCGGTCGATGGCGTCAGCGGTAATGGCCTCTCCTACTCGATTAACGTGACGGGTAACAACACCCAGATCGTCAATGTCACCTTCAAAGTGGGCGATGCACGTACCTCGGCAGGCTTGTCCCAAGCCGTGCAGGCATTCAATGATCGAGCCTCGCAGACCGGCATCACGGCGCGCCTGAACGAAATCGGCAACGCCATCATCCTGACGAATGACGATGGCAACGATATCGTCATGCAGGCGGTCGCTACCGCCGTCGATACCCAATCCACCGGTGTGATCTCCATGGTCACGGGTGGCGCGGGTGGTGTGCCGGCGGGTGCCGCTTACAACATGAGCGCGGTGGGCTCCGGCGGTGCAGCGGGTGGTAACCAGACATCGGGCTTCCTGCTACGCATCGGCGGTCAGGTCGTGCTGGACTCTGACAAGAGCTACTCGATCACGGCCTTGAGCGGTACAGCGGTGCAGTCGGGTGTGTTCTTCTCGTCAGGTACGATTGCCGGTGCCACGTCGGGGATGTCGGTCAACTCGGGTAGTAGCGTCAGCTCCAACCTGGCGGCTGTGAACTCGCTGGATATCAGCACGGTTGAGGGTGCTACCCAAGCCCTGCGTATCGTGGATAGCGCACTTGCGGTGGTCAGCGGCCAGCGCGCAGCCTTCGGTGCGCTGCAGAACCGGTTCATGGCGACGATTGCCAACCTGCAGGTAACGTCCGAGAACCTCAGCGCCTCGCGTTCACGCATCCGGGATGCAGACTTTGCGGCTGAAACCGCTAACCTGACCCGTGCGCAAATTCTTCAACAAGCGGGTACCGCGATGCTGGCACAGGCCAACTCGCTGCCCAATCAGGTCCTGTCGCTGCTGCGTGGTGGTTAA
- a CDS encoding EscU/YscU/HrcU family type III secretion system export apparatus switch protein has product MAKRRPIQEAVALAYREGAAAPRVVAKGRGLMAETIIERARDAGVYVHESPELVTLLMQVDLDRHIPPELYRAVAELLAFIHFIERGVDEAIAPPDLGLLLPATNTAPAQRPVSDASPSR; this is encoded by the coding sequence ATGGCTAAACGTCGGCCCATTCAGGAAGCGGTTGCGCTGGCCTATCGGGAAGGCGCTGCAGCTCCGCGCGTTGTCGCCAAAGGCCGCGGGCTGATGGCGGAGACCATCATTGAGCGTGCCCGTGATGCGGGGGTTTATGTCCATGAGTCCCCCGAGCTGGTGACCTTGCTGATGCAAGTGGATCTGGACCGCCATATTCCCCCCGAACTCTACCGGGCCGTGGCCGAATTGCTCGCCTTCATACACTTTATCGAACGTGGTGTAGACGAAGCTATCGCTCCCCCTGATCTCGGCTTGTTACTGCCAGCAACGAATACGGCGCCCGCGCAGCGCCCCGTATCCGACGCAAGCCCCTCCCGCTAG
- a CDS encoding flagellar hook-length control protein FliK, producing MIPANALAASLQAYVKTPDLPLIQVVDAIQEIQQLFTVGEQVRATVTSQLPTGRFTVLVKDQMLDLNLPRNTEPGDELEMQVLANSPRLTFLLPRQPPVNPVLPQPLPPGRDSSTEVDLSATARFVGAMVAELAEQGDQPASATLLSRTVPLMASGNMPAEPAKLADQLKQALTQGGLFYESHLAEWVTGGRTLEQILSEPPARGFGPPASEAEARAKSASLADQGARESAATEKRGAMLSLPESVRDGDEASQVTGRELLAQGKTSELDLLPPAARQQVQQQLQLLDQRQIVWQGEAWPGQPLKWEVEEDDRRRDQTDTAAPNRVWRTRLELELPHLGQVEAIITLHDQTQVEVGFVVRSAETASRIRTEQSRLQMQMEAAGLALNAHQVIVTDKQS from the coding sequence ATGATCCCCGCCAATGCGCTGGCGGCATCGCTGCAAGCCTACGTCAAGACACCGGATCTACCGCTGATTCAGGTGGTCGATGCCATTCAGGAAATCCAGCAGCTGTTCACGGTAGGTGAGCAAGTCCGCGCAACAGTGACCAGCCAGTTACCGACCGGAAGATTCACTGTTCTGGTCAAGGATCAGATGCTGGATCTGAACCTGCCTCGCAATACAGAGCCCGGTGATGAGCTGGAAATGCAGGTGCTGGCAAATTCGCCACGACTGACGTTCCTGTTGCCGCGCCAGCCCCCCGTCAATCCGGTATTGCCTCAGCCGCTCCCCCCGGGCAGAGACAGTTCGACAGAGGTCGATCTCAGCGCCACCGCGAGATTTGTCGGCGCCATGGTTGCCGAATTGGCCGAGCAGGGTGATCAGCCCGCGAGCGCTACTTTACTGAGTCGTACCGTACCGCTGATGGCAAGCGGCAATATGCCGGCAGAACCGGCAAAACTCGCCGATCAACTCAAACAGGCGCTGACTCAGGGAGGATTGTTCTATGAGTCCCACCTTGCCGAATGGGTAACCGGGGGACGCACGCTTGAGCAGATTCTCTCCGAGCCGCCAGCGCGGGGCTTTGGGCCGCCGGCCAGCGAGGCCGAGGCACGCGCGAAATCTGCGTCTTTGGCCGACCAGGGCGCGCGCGAATCTGCAGCGACCGAAAAGCGCGGCGCCATGCTCTCACTGCCCGAGTCTGTTCGTGATGGCGATGAGGCATCACAAGTGACCGGCCGGGAACTTCTTGCCCAAGGCAAGACCAGTGAACTGGATTTACTGCCGCCAGCGGCACGCCAGCAGGTTCAGCAACAACTACAGTTGCTCGATCAGCGACAGATTGTCTGGCAGGGTGAGGCATGGCCGGGTCAGCCACTCAAATGGGAAGTAGAAGAGGATGACCGCCGCCGCGACCAGACCGACACCGCCGCGCCCAACCGGGTATGGCGTACGCGGCTGGAACTGGAGTTGCCGCATCTGGGCCAGGTGGAAGCCATTATTACCTTGCATGATCAAACCCAAGTGGAAGTGGGGTTTGTGGTGCGGAGCGCCGAGACGGCGTCTCGCATCCGTACCGAGCAGTCTCGTTTGCAAATGCAGATGGAGGCCGCAGGGCTGGCGCTTAATGCCCATCAAGTCATCGTGACTGACAAGCAAAGCTAG
- a CDS encoding DUF2802 domain-containing protein encodes MTTIQLWLTLLSTSVLLVGVGVIYLLWQRHRVVESPPGSAATDARLDHLEDRIAALQRETASLRDAWQADAVVPDEAESAYSQAMRLAKEGLDSAEVAAGCGISRGEAELIVALYRASQRS; translated from the coding sequence ATGACAACGATACAACTCTGGCTCACCTTACTGAGCACATCCGTGCTGCTGGTCGGTGTCGGCGTGATTTACCTGCTCTGGCAACGTCACCGAGTAGTGGAGAGTCCACCCGGCTCAGCTGCTACCGACGCGCGGCTCGACCATCTTGAAGACCGCATCGCGGCATTGCAACGCGAGACAGCGAGCCTGCGTGATGCATGGCAAGCAGATGCCGTTGTACCTGATGAGGCCGAAAGTGCCTACTCCCAAGCCATGCGCCTGGCCAAAGAAGGGCTGGACTCTGCCGAAGTAGCGGCAGGCTGCGGTATTTCCCGGGGGGAAGCCGAGCTGATCGTCGCTCTCTACCGGGCGTCTCAACGGTCTTGA
- the fliS gene encoding flagellar export chaperone FliS — MAANIKQALNAYGQSSLELDVENASPHKLIVMLYAGAIKALTQARVHMRNGEVGPKGVAISRAIAIVEEGLRSSLDREQGGELVDNLSALYDYIGFRLLEANLKMDEAAIEEVQVLLQQLKEAWESIDKPQQSEIKPEVEAPQSARTPLSYGRV, encoded by the coding sequence ATGGCCGCCAATATCAAACAAGCGTTGAATGCCTACGGCCAAAGCAGCCTTGAGCTGGATGTGGAAAACGCATCACCGCACAAGCTCATCGTCATGCTCTACGCCGGAGCAATCAAGGCGCTGACGCAAGCCCGCGTCCACATGCGTAATGGCGAGGTGGGCCCCAAGGGTGTTGCCATTTCCCGTGCGATTGCGATTGTCGAGGAAGGCCTGCGTTCGAGTCTCGACCGGGAGCAGGGCGGGGAGCTGGTCGATAACCTTTCTGCGCTTTACGATTACATCGGCTTCCGCCTGCTTGAGGCCAACCTGAAGATGGATGAAGCGGCAATCGAGGAAGTCCAGGTGCTATTGCAGCAGCTGAAAGAGGCTTGGGAATCCATCGACAAGCCTCAGCAGAGCGAGATCAAACCCGAGGTTGAAGCGCCGCAATCAGCGAGAACACCACTGAGTTATGGACGTGTCTGA
- the fliD gene encoding flagellar filament capping protein FliD, with amino-acid sequence MAITSTGLGSGLDIEGLLSKLISAERDPVANKIKAQGTTITNKVSALGSISGALSAFQSATRTLESSSQYIKPAASSSDASSITANASSAALLGSHTLSVSQLAQNQRLKTGVFSSADAVIGTGKLIIDFGKITKLDGSTATPDSNGYYDETDIKFTTNSSKDSLSITIDSQHNTLTGIRDAINATGAPITASVVNDGGGFRLVLSSTDTGVSNSLRITVSDDSGGSTDLTGLSQLAYDVTRPKATNALPPYGQNLSEVQSAKNATFTVDGIGVSSESNNASSVISGVTFNLLKTTTSPVTISVARDASTASKGLDSFVKAYNELRKVIKDTTYYDASTRSAGPLQGETVIRTIEAQLRNLINGTTASGTFKRLSDVGISFDKAGTMLYDSTKFSAAIGKDAASVAALFGSYGVASDSQVSYFSTATGTKAGNYAINITQMATQGQLIAGAAAASPTNIDLTSTTNTLSVTVNGVTSGTVTLNAANYATAGELALELQSKINGDSILKASGVGVTVAFDSGTGTFSLTSNRYGSSSTIALNSISSDLTTALGLSTSDPATTGLNIAGSIGNSTATGDGQFLTGAGDAAGLKIQVTGGSAGNRGTLSFSRGFAVQINDAISSMQTTNGALSSRQNALNRTLEDLTKQLDKLSTRMTDLEKRYRAQFTALDVTISSLRNTSNYLSQQLANLPSTSSR; translated from the coding sequence ATGGCAATTACATCGACAGGACTGGGTTCGGGGCTAGATATTGAGGGCCTGCTCTCCAAACTGATCTCAGCCGAGCGAGACCCGGTTGCGAACAAGATCAAGGCCCAAGGCACCACGATCACGAACAAGGTTTCCGCCTTGGGTTCGATCAGCGGCGCCCTGTCTGCCTTCCAGTCGGCCACCCGCACACTCGAGAGCAGCAGCCAGTACATCAAGCCGGCCGCCAGCTCATCAGATGCAAGCAGCATCACCGCCAACGCATCCTCTGCTGCTTTGCTTGGCAGCCATACGCTGTCGGTAAGCCAGCTGGCCCAGAACCAGCGCCTCAAGACCGGGGTATTCAGTTCTGCTGATGCCGTGATCGGCACCGGCAAGCTCATCATCGATTTCGGCAAGATCACAAAGCTCGACGGATCGACCGCAACGCCGGACAGCAACGGCTATTACGACGAAACCGATATCAAGTTCACCACCAATTCGTCCAAGGATTCGCTGTCCATCACGATCGACAGCCAGCACAACACCTTGACTGGCATCCGTGATGCCATCAATGCGACGGGTGCACCGATTACCGCGTCAGTCGTCAACGACGGTGGCGGTTTCCGGCTAGTGCTCTCATCTACCGATACCGGTGTTTCCAATTCCTTGCGGATCACCGTAAGCGATGACAGCGGCGGCAGTACCGATCTGACGGGCTTGTCCCAGCTTGCCTATGATGTCACGCGCCCCAAGGCCACCAATGCACTCCCTCCTTACGGGCAAAACCTGTCGGAAGTGCAATCGGCGAAGAATGCTACTTTTACGGTGGACGGCATCGGTGTCAGCTCAGAGTCGAATAACGCCTCCAGCGTGATTTCCGGCGTTACGTTCAATCTGCTCAAAACCACTACGTCACCTGTCACCATCTCCGTGGCACGGGATGCCAGTACGGCGAGCAAAGGCCTGGATTCGTTCGTCAAGGCCTACAACGAACTCCGCAAGGTCATCAAGGACACCACCTACTACGATGCCTCGACGCGGTCTGCTGGTCCGCTTCAGGGCGAGACCGTAATCCGGACTATCGAGGCCCAGCTACGTAACTTGATCAACGGCACCACCGCTTCAGGCACGTTCAAGCGTCTGTCCGATGTAGGTATCAGCTTCGATAAAGCCGGTACCATGCTGTACGACAGCACGAAATTCAGTGCAGCGATCGGCAAGGACGCCGCATCCGTTGCGGCGTTGTTTGGCAGCTATGGGGTCGCCAGCGATAGCCAAGTTTCCTACTTCAGTACCGCCACCGGGACCAAGGCTGGAAACTATGCGATCAATATCACGCAGATGGCGACGCAAGGGCAGCTGATTGCCGGTGCTGCAGCGGCATCGCCGACCAATATTGATCTGACCTCCACCACGAATACCCTGTCGGTTACCGTCAACGGTGTGACATCGGGCACTGTGACCCTGAATGCCGCCAATTACGCAACGGCAGGTGAACTGGCGCTGGAGCTTCAGTCCAAGATCAATGGCGACTCCATCCTCAAGGCATCGGGTGTGGGTGTGACCGTGGCATTTGATTCCGGGACCGGCACATTCAGTCTGACTTCGAATCGTTACGGCAGTAGTTCAACGATTGCCCTCAATTCCATCAGTAGCGACCTGACCACCGCACTTGGCTTGTCGACATCCGATCCGGCAACGACAGGGCTCAATATCGCAGGCAGCATCGGCAACAGCACGGCTACGGGTGATGGACAGTTCCTGACCGGAGCGGGCGATGCCGCAGGCCTCAAGATTCAGGTCACAGGCGGTAGTGCAGGCAATCGTGGCACACTGTCGTTCAGCCGTGGCTTTGCCGTACAGATCAACGATGCGATCTCGTCGATGCAGACGACAAACGGCGCCTTGTCCAGCCGCCAGAATGCGCTGAATCGCACGCTGGAGGATCTGACCAAGCAGCTCGATAAACTGAGCACGCGCATGACAGATCTGGAAAAGCGCTACCGTGCCCAGTTCACCGCGCTTGATGTCACCATTTCGTCCTTGCGCAACACCAGTAATTATTTGAGTCAGCAGTTGGCAAATCTGCCTTCTACCTCTTCTCGGTAA
- a CDS encoding flagellar protein FlaG — protein MQVQATNVSLMQPAVAQKDGQAKAVPSAEVQAAARAQAAAEVAAVAASDQATENPQSVQESVKKLNETIAVFNRNIQFSIDDDSRRNIVRIVDVNSKEVIRQIPSKEVIEIAQAIDKLKGLLFSDKA, from the coding sequence ATGCAAGTACAGGCTACCAATGTGTCGTTGATGCAGCCCGCTGTGGCCCAGAAGGATGGGCAAGCCAAGGCTGTACCCTCGGCAGAAGTTCAAGCCGCCGCCCGAGCCCAAGCCGCCGCAGAAGTTGCTGCTGTCGCGGCCTCGGATCAGGCGACAGAGAATCCACAAAGTGTGCAGGAGTCGGTCAAGAAGCTGAATGAGACCATTGCCGTTTTCAACCGCAATATCCAGTTCAGCATTGATGACGACAGCCGGCGTAATATTGTTCGTATCGTGGATGTGAATTCCAAGGAAGTCATCCGGCAGATTCCATCCAAGGAAGTTATTGAAATCGCCCAGGCCATCGACAAGCTCAAGGGTTTGTTGTTCAGCGACAAAGCCTGA